The Achromobacter deleyi genome has a window encoding:
- a CDS encoding SecDF P1 head subdomain-containing protein: MPSMRHAACAAAIALALPFAAHAETVVLHTEQATAGADPHTHARVVDIQLKPDSRKALADFTRDRVGKRIQLRSNGILLSSVTLMSPLEGDSFRITAGEHGFGGKSAEEIAQGIMKEGGLTVDDENK, encoded by the coding sequence ATGCCCTCAATGAGACACGCCGCCTGCGCGGCGGCAATCGCCCTCGCCCTGCCCTTCGCGGCCCACGCGGAAACGGTCGTCCTGCATACCGAGCAGGCCACCGCCGGCGCCGATCCGCATACCCATGCGCGCGTCGTCGACATCCAGCTCAAGCCCGACAGCCGCAAGGCCCTGGCGGACTTCACCCGCGACCGCGTCGGCAAGCGCATCCAGCTGCGCTCCAATGGCATCCTGCTGTCGTCGGTCACCTTGATGAGTCCGCTGGAAGGCGACAGCTTTCGCATCACCGCCGGTGAACACGGCTTCGGCGGCAAGTCGGCCGAAGAGATCGCCCAAGGCATCATGAAGGAAGGCGGACTGACCGTGGACGACGAGAACAAGTAG
- a CDS encoding GntR family transcriptional regulator, with product MPSPTGAIFEKPSTLRTRVEEFLRTSIMDGRIKGGERLREVELCEQLNISRSTLREALRTLEAERLISIEPHRGPTVVRVTEKAARDLYALRALLEGFAAHEFARLATDTDVEHLRKAVDALHRQAKGSNKSALLAAKRDFYDVLLSGCDNDLVKDMLPGLLSRINLLRATSFARPDRLPESMAEIDHIYERIQARDPQGAREAAQSHIVNAERTALEVLRRQQEGHSEK from the coding sequence ATGCCCAGTCCCACCGGCGCGATTTTTGAGAAGCCCTCCACCCTGCGCACCCGCGTCGAGGAATTTCTGCGCACCTCCATCATGGACGGGCGCATCAAGGGCGGCGAGCGACTGCGCGAAGTTGAACTGTGCGAACAGCTGAACATCAGCCGCAGCACGCTGCGCGAGGCGCTGCGCACGCTCGAAGCCGAGCGCCTGATCTCCATCGAGCCGCATCGCGGCCCGACTGTCGTGCGCGTCACCGAAAAGGCGGCGCGCGACCTGTACGCCCTGCGGGCGCTGCTGGAAGGGTTTGCCGCGCACGAATTCGCCCGGCTGGCCACCGACACGGACGTCGAACACCTGCGCAAAGCCGTGGACGCGCTGCACCGCCAGGCCAAGGGCAGCAATAAGTCGGCCCTGCTTGCGGCCAAGCGCGACTTCTACGATGTGCTGCTGTCAGGCTGTGACAACGATCTGGTCAAGGACATGCTGCCGGGCCTTTTGTCGCGCATCAACCTGCTGCGCGCCACGTCGTTCGCGCGTCCGGACCGCCTGCCCGAAAGCATGGCCGAAATCGACCACATCTACGAGCGCATCCAGGCCCGGGACCCACAAGGAGCAAGGGAGGCCGCGCAGAGCCACATCGTCAACGCCGAACGCACCGCGCTGGAGGTGCTCCGCCGCCAACAGGAAGGACACAGCGAAAAGTGA
- a CDS encoding TonB-dependent receptor, with the protein MHVVPASLRPLSPALQRTLFASTLKAALSAAFVAAPILLAPTAAHAQAQTRAYDIPGGPLGDVLGRYGREAGIALSFRPELTEGRHSNGLKGSYTAGGGLNTLLAGTGLQAMQQAGGSYVLDRQPGAGTTTLPAVTVTGAQSDLPEAYAGGQIARGGSMGVLGSMDVMETPFSTTNYTSQMLEDQQARTLADVVVNEASVRVMTSTGSFSEDFQIRGFNVTSGDVGFNGLYGLTSSNRMPAALMERVEVLKGPGTLMYGISPNGSIGGNINIVTKRAGDEPLTRLTTTYESKSILGAHLDMGRRYGDDNQWGIRFNGVYRNGQTSLDDGRQEFGLGALALDYRSPTLRWSLDTYSQRENVDNFRAQNGFKPGISHIPSAPSGHRAIYAGADLMSRDSAVASRLEYDISDHLMVYAAGGYRYGASEQDFPSARSFDAVDEQGNFRVINSWYDAYSRNKTGEIGARANFDTFGIKHRVSLAGSILKSEAGSFYLSAPLSQKIDSNIYHPVQLIPMTGDRQSPTKNSETTLSSIALTDTLSFANDRVLITGGLRKQQVKAENFNAAGAVTSSYDEGAISPLAGIVVRPLENVSVYGNFTSGLTRGGTAPATAANVGEVFAPYKSKQYEAGVKVDWDRVITTVSIFQIDRPNAMTDPVTNIYSFDGEQRNRGLELSAVGEVTRGLRVMASATFYDAKLQRTAGGVNQGNRASGVPKRTFNLGADWDLPWVQGLSLNARAIHTAATPYDAENTLTLPSWTRYDVGARYRTEVMGKQVTFRANVENVFNKSYWLSSSTLLTVATVAAPRTVLLSAQIEF; encoded by the coding sequence ATGCATGTCGTCCCGGCGTCACTACGCCCCCTCTCCCCCGCCTTGCAGCGTACGCTCTTCGCCTCGACGCTGAAGGCTGCCCTCTCGGCCGCTTTCGTCGCCGCTCCCATCCTGCTGGCTCCGACTGCCGCCCACGCCCAGGCGCAAACCCGCGCCTATGACATCCCCGGCGGTCCGCTGGGCGATGTGCTGGGCCGCTACGGCCGCGAAGCCGGCATCGCGCTGTCGTTCCGCCCCGAGCTCACCGAGGGCCGGCACAGCAACGGCCTCAAGGGCAGCTACACGGCCGGCGGCGGCCTGAACACCTTGCTGGCCGGCACCGGCCTGCAGGCCATGCAACAGGCCGGCGGCAGCTACGTGCTCGACCGCCAGCCCGGCGCGGGCACGACCACGCTGCCCGCGGTGACGGTTACCGGGGCCCAATCCGACCTGCCCGAAGCGTATGCGGGCGGCCAGATCGCGCGGGGCGGCAGCATGGGCGTGCTGGGCTCGATGGATGTCATGGAGACGCCCTTCAGCACCACCAACTACACATCGCAGATGCTCGAGGATCAACAGGCCCGCACCCTGGCCGACGTGGTCGTCAACGAAGCGTCCGTGCGCGTGATGACGTCCACCGGCAGCTTCAGCGAAGACTTCCAGATCCGCGGCTTCAATGTCACCAGCGGCGACGTCGGATTCAATGGCCTGTACGGCCTGACGTCATCGAACCGCATGCCGGCCGCCCTCATGGAGCGTGTCGAAGTACTCAAGGGACCCGGCACGCTGATGTACGGCATCAGCCCCAACGGAAGCATCGGCGGCAACATCAACATCGTCACCAAGCGGGCCGGCGACGAACCCCTGACCCGCCTGACCACGACCTACGAAAGCAAGTCGATCCTGGGCGCGCATCTGGACATGGGCCGCCGTTATGGCGACGACAATCAATGGGGCATCCGCTTCAACGGCGTCTACCGGAACGGCCAGACCAGCCTGGACGATGGCCGTCAGGAATTCGGCCTGGGCGCGCTGGCGCTGGACTACCGCTCGCCCACGCTGCGGTGGTCGCTGGATACCTACTCGCAACGCGAGAACGTCGACAACTTCCGTGCACAGAACGGCTTCAAGCCGGGCATCTCGCACATTCCCTCGGCTCCCTCGGGGCACCGGGCGATCTACGCGGGAGCCGACCTCATGTCGCGCGACTCGGCCGTTGCCTCGCGCCTGGAGTACGACATCTCCGACCACCTCATGGTGTATGCGGCGGGGGGCTATCGCTACGGCGCCAGCGAACAGGACTTCCCCTCCGCGCGCAGCTTCGACGCCGTCGATGAACAGGGCAACTTCCGGGTGATCAACTCGTGGTACGACGCCTATTCGCGCAACAAGACCGGCGAAATCGGCGCGCGCGCCAACTTCGACACGTTCGGCATCAAGCACCGGGTGAGCCTGGCGGGGTCCATACTCAAGTCGGAAGCGGGCAGCTTCTATCTCTCCGCGCCGTTGAGCCAGAAGATCGATTCGAATATCTATCACCCGGTGCAACTGATCCCGATGACCGGTGACCGCCAATCACCGACCAAGAACTCGGAAACCACGCTCTCCAGCATCGCGCTGACCGACACGCTCTCATTCGCCAACGACCGGGTCCTGATCACCGGCGGCCTGCGCAAGCAGCAAGTGAAGGCCGAGAACTTCAACGCGGCGGGCGCGGTCACTTCCTCCTACGATGAGGGCGCCATTTCTCCGCTGGCCGGCATCGTCGTGCGGCCGCTGGAGAACGTCTCGGTGTACGGCAACTTCACCTCGGGCCTGACCCGCGGCGGAACCGCGCCCGCCACCGCCGCCAACGTGGGAGAGGTGTTCGCGCCGTACAAGTCCAAGCAATACGAGGCCGGCGTGAAAGTGGACTGGGATCGCGTCATCACCACGGTTTCGATCTTCCAGATCGACCGCCCCAACGCCATGACCGATCCGGTCACCAACATCTACAGCTTCGATGGCGAACAGCGCAACCGCGGCCTGGAATTGTCCGCGGTCGGCGAAGTGACACGCGGCCTGCGCGTCATGGCCAGCGCCACCTTCTACGACGCCAAACTGCAGCGCACGGCGGGCGGCGTGAACCAGGGCAACCGGGCCAGCGGCGTGCCCAAGCGCACCTTCAACCTGGGCGCCGACTGGGATCTGCCCTGGGTGCAGGGCCTGAGCCTGAACGCGCGCGCGATCCACACCGCGGCAACGCCCTACGACGCGGAGAACACGTTGACGCTGCCGTCGTGGACCCGCTATGACGTGGGCGCACGCTACCGCACCGAGGTCATGGGCAAGCAGGTCACGTTCCGCGCCAACGTCGAGAACGTGTTCAACAAGAGCTACTGGCTGTCCAGCAGCACGCTGCTCACGGTGGCCACGGTGGCGGCACCGCGAACCGTCCTGCTATCGGCGCAGATTGAGTTCTGA
- a CDS encoding glycosyltransferase family 9 protein produces MSDVVVFVRSQPRYGDQIVAFSALYLLKQFWADKAVRVVSRYGVGDFYQELPWVDEFVHADSFAEQLRALPVRSSVSLNLHHSSERYALINLLRRPALRMSFDNNRLGDRVWTHRHRKDINEYIGLANLRLLATYQEHDPEVTARRCFAQVGKPYLHEVKPADIVLIPGGGSGEFKRWSLDHYLTLADLLQKHLGGQAEFTFVLGPDETAELDRLTQLGRRDFRIEFCRPVGALAALMRDARLVVANDCGPSHIAQGLCLPYVGVFNEPNPEWFWARAHARDVVPEGGSAEINSIPPARVLQACLKVLATSRPDRECR; encoded by the coding sequence ATGTCCGATGTTGTGGTGTTTGTCAGGAGCCAGCCACGGTATGGCGACCAGATCGTCGCCTTTTCTGCCCTTTATCTCTTAAAGCAGTTTTGGGCGGATAAAGCCGTGCGCGTGGTCTCGCGATATGGCGTGGGAGATTTCTACCAGGAGCTCCCTTGGGTTGACGAATTCGTCCACGCCGATTCCTTCGCCGAGCAGCTGCGCGCGCTGCCGGTTCGTTCATCGGTGTCCTTGAATCTCCATCATTCGAGCGAACGGTACGCGCTGATCAACCTGCTTCGTCGCCCTGCGCTCCGTATGAGTTTTGACAACAACCGGCTCGGCGACCGCGTGTGGACCCATCGACACCGGAAGGACATCAACGAATACATCGGCCTGGCGAACCTTCGGTTGCTTGCGACCTATCAGGAACATGATCCAGAGGTCACGGCGCGGCGGTGTTTCGCGCAGGTGGGAAAGCCGTACCTGCATGAGGTAAAGCCGGCCGACATCGTACTGATACCCGGAGGCGGTTCCGGCGAATTCAAGCGCTGGTCGCTGGACCATTACCTGACCCTGGCTGATCTGCTCCAGAAGCATCTGGGCGGTCAGGCTGAATTCACCTTTGTACTGGGGCCTGACGAGACTGCAGAGCTTGATCGCCTGACGCAGCTCGGGCGACGAGACTTTCGTATTGAGTTCTGCCGGCCCGTGGGCGCGCTGGCCGCGCTGATGCGGGACGCCCGGCTGGTCGTGGCCAACGATTGCGGACCTTCGCACATCGCGCAAGGCCTGTGTCTGCCTTACGTAGGCGTGTTCAATGAACCCAACCCGGAATGGTTCTGGGCAAGAGCGCACGCAAGAGATGTGGTTCCGGAAGGCGGTTCCGCGGAGATCAATTCAATCCCTCCGGCCAGGGTGCTCCAGGCCTGCCTGAAGGTGCTCGCGACCTCCCGGCCTGATCGTGAGTGCCGGTAG
- the ispB gene encoding octaprenyl diphosphate synthase, with product MNLPALIAPIADDMKAVDAVIRERLNSDVVLIRTIGDYIIGAGGKRMRPAMVLMVARALGYEGTHHQLLAAVVEFIHTATLLHDDVVDESDLRRGRETANAVFGNAASVLVGDYLYSRSFEMMVEADSMRIMSILSEATTVIAEGEVLQLLNVHDPDVSQERYLQVVRYKTAKLFEAAAQVGAVLAGATPEQEAAAAAYGRHVGTAFQLVDDVLDYSGDAAALGKNVGDDLREGKPTLPLIRVMEVGTPEQQQLIRDAIKTGDADFAAVAAAIQATDALEHARQAAVAEADRAREALSIYPISPFQNSLLEFCAFAVNRDR from the coding sequence TTGAATCTCCCCGCGCTTATTGCCCCCATTGCTGACGATATGAAAGCCGTCGATGCGGTTATCCGCGAGCGGCTGAATTCCGATGTCGTCCTGATCCGCACGATCGGCGACTACATCATTGGGGCGGGCGGCAAGCGCATGCGCCCGGCCATGGTGCTGATGGTGGCGCGAGCCCTGGGTTACGAGGGCACCCATCACCAGTTGCTGGCCGCCGTCGTGGAATTCATCCACACGGCCACGCTGCTGCACGACGATGTGGTGGACGAGTCCGATCTGCGCCGCGGGCGTGAAACGGCCAACGCCGTGTTCGGCAATGCGGCCAGCGTGCTGGTGGGCGACTACCTGTATTCCCGGTCATTCGAGATGATGGTCGAGGCCGACTCGATGCGCATCATGAGCATCCTGTCCGAAGCCACCACCGTGATCGCCGAGGGCGAGGTGCTGCAGCTCCTGAACGTGCACGACCCCGACGTCTCGCAGGAGCGCTATCTGCAGGTGGTGCGCTACAAGACCGCCAAGCTGTTCGAGGCAGCTGCCCAGGTGGGCGCCGTGCTGGCGGGCGCCACCCCGGAACAGGAGGCCGCCGCCGCCGCCTATGGCCGCCACGTGGGCACCGCGTTCCAGCTGGTCGACGACGTGCTGGACTACAGCGGCGACGCCGCCGCCCTGGGCAAGAACGTGGGCGACGACCTGCGCGAAGGCAAGCCGACCCTGCCGCTGATCCGCGTCATGGAAGTGGGCACCCCGGAACAGCAGCAACTGATCCGCGACGCCATCAAGACGGGCGACGCCGACTTCGCCGCCGTGGCCGCCGCCATCCAGGCCACCGACGCCCTGGAGCACGCGCGCCAGGCCGCCGTGGCCGAGGCGGATCGCGCCCGCGAAGCCCTGTCGATCTACCCCATTTCCCCTTTTCAGAATTCTCTGTTAGAATTCTGCGCTTTCGCGGTGAATAGAGATCGTTAG
- a CDS encoding fumarylacetoacetate hydrolase family protein: MNQDDTLPSDLRKALLVGRVWRPAPIGGPCVVVVRDGQVIDITAVAPTMSDLLDRPDRVALARAARGEPLGDARALMAANLQGEGGPRLLAPCDLQPVKAAGVTFAISLLERMIEEEAGGDASRADEIRVRMQALIGSDLSRLRPGSPEAVRLKAELMERGQWSQYLEVGIGRDAEVFSKTPPMASVGFGARIGVLPESQWNNPEPEIVLAVDSRGEAVGATLGNDVNLRDIEGRSALLLTKAKDNNGSCAIGPFIRLFDGDFDMDSVRQADVSLRIEGADGFELDGVSHMREISRDPLDLVRQTCGKHHQYPDGFMLFLGTMFSPSQDRKGPGTGFTHLLGDRVVIASERIGALVNEVQLSTEIPPWTFGVRALYASLAARGLLPHGR; this comes from the coding sequence ATGAACCAAGACGACACATTGCCTTCCGATCTGCGGAAGGCGTTGCTGGTGGGCCGGGTCTGGCGGCCGGCGCCGATCGGCGGACCCTGCGTGGTGGTGGTGCGCGACGGCCAGGTGATCGATATCACCGCCGTGGCGCCGACCATGTCGGACCTGCTGGACCGTCCCGACCGCGTGGCGCTGGCGCGCGCGGCCAGGGGCGAGCCGCTGGGCGACGCGCGCGCCTTGATGGCGGCCAACCTGCAAGGCGAGGGCGGGCCGCGTCTGTTGGCGCCCTGCGATCTGCAGCCCGTCAAGGCGGCGGGCGTGACCTTCGCCATCAGTCTGCTGGAACGCATGATCGAGGAAGAGGCCGGCGGCGACGCCAGCCGCGCGGACGAGATCCGCGTCCGCATGCAGGCGTTGATCGGCTCCGACCTGTCCCGTTTGCGGCCCGGATCGCCCGAGGCGGTCAGGCTGAAAGCAGAACTGATGGAACGCGGCCAGTGGTCGCAGTACCTGGAAGTGGGCATCGGTCGCGACGCCGAGGTGTTCTCCAAGACGCCGCCCATGGCGTCGGTGGGCTTTGGCGCGCGGATCGGCGTGCTGCCCGAATCCCAATGGAACAACCCCGAGCCCGAGATCGTGCTGGCGGTGGACAGCCGGGGCGAGGCCGTGGGCGCCACGCTGGGCAACGATGTGAACCTGCGGGACATCGAGGGCCGCAGCGCCTTGTTGTTGACCAAGGCCAAGGACAACAACGGCTCCTGCGCCATCGGCCCTTTCATCCGGCTGTTCGACGGCGATTTCGATATGGATAGCGTGCGTCAGGCCGACGTGTCGCTGCGTATCGAGGGCGCCGACGGCTTCGAACTGGACGGCGTGAGTCACATGCGCGAAATCAGCCGGGACCCGCTGGACCTGGTGCGCCAGACTTGCGGCAAGCATCATCAGTATCCCGACGGTTTCATGCTGTTCCTGGGCACCATGTTCTCGCCCAGCCAGGACCGCAAGGGGCCGGGCACCGGCTTTACCCACCTGTTGGGCGACCGCGTCGTCATCGCCTCCGAGCGCATCGGAGCGCTCGTCAACGAGGTGCAGTTGTCCACGGAAATCCCGCCCTGGACATTTGGCGTGCGCGCGCTCTACGCCAGCTTGGCCGCGCGCGGCCTGCTGCCGCACGGGCGTTGA
- a CDS encoding RNA polymerase sigma factor, translating into MNTLDPKRYVINNVDALLRIMHADPRYALDFRNKAEQHITLKLRKKFFNTSPDGVIDAFNSALMKFLQTRTFRDEGFLHGQPAAGWAAHELALSKLGGYLYRGSLHELIQAHRRTRHEVQWKGTADDDPQAGSVFDEAEDLGDPSPFADPAHAYEQLSVVKRMRDCLNKLSDTLRTTMFLYLDEMPMEQIAKLQDLHVPTVKSRLHAARKLVADCTRKGMD; encoded by the coding sequence ATGAACACGCTCGACCCCAAGCGCTACGTCATCAACAACGTCGACGCGCTCCTGCGCATCATGCATGCCGATCCCCGCTACGCTCTGGACTTCCGCAACAAGGCCGAGCAGCACATCACGCTCAAGCTGCGCAAGAAATTCTTCAACACCTCGCCCGACGGTGTCATCGACGCCTTCAACAGCGCGCTGATGAAGTTCCTGCAAACGCGCACGTTCCGTGACGAGGGCTTCCTGCATGGCCAGCCGGCCGCAGGTTGGGCGGCGCACGAACTGGCGCTGAGCAAATTGGGAGGCTACCTGTACCGTGGCTCCCTGCATGAACTGATTCAGGCGCACCGCCGCACCCGGCACGAAGTCCAATGGAAGGGTACGGCCGACGATGACCCGCAAGCCGGGAGCGTCTTCGACGAGGCCGAGGACCTGGGCGACCCATCGCCGTTCGCCGACCCTGCCCACGCCTACGAGCAGCTATCGGTCGTCAAGCGCATGCGCGACTGCCTCAATAAACTCAGCGACACCCTGCGCACCACGATGTTCCTGTACCTGGATGAAATGCCGATGGAACAGATCGCGAAGCTGCAGGATCTGCACGTGCCCACCGTCAAGAGCCGCCTGCACGCCGCACGCAAGCTCGTGGCCGACTGCACGCGCAAAGGAATGGACTGA
- a CDS encoding carboxymuconolactone decarboxylase family protein → MADIKSETQALFDQGLNLRREVLGTDYVDGSLARANDFMMAFQHITTEWCWGYTWGRPGLEKKTRSMLNLAMLTALNRPAEIKLHVKGALNNGVTVEEIKEILLQATVYCGIPAGLDAFKVANQVLEEEGAFKEPQA, encoded by the coding sequence ATGGCAGACATCAAATCCGAAACCCAGGCCCTGTTCGATCAAGGCCTGAACCTGCGCCGCGAAGTGCTGGGCACCGACTACGTGGACGGCTCGCTGGCCCGCGCCAACGACTTCATGATGGCCTTCCAGCACATCACCACCGAATGGTGCTGGGGCTACACCTGGGGGCGGCCCGGCCTGGAAAAGAAGACGCGCAGCATGCTGAACCTGGCGATGCTGACGGCGCTGAACCGCCCGGCCGAGATCAAGCTGCACGTCAAGGGCGCGCTGAACAACGGCGTGACGGTCGAAGAGATCAAGGAAATCCTGCTGCAGGCCACGGTCTATTGCGGCATCCCCGCCGGCCTGGATGCCTTCAAGGTGGCCAACCAGGTGCTGGAAGAAGAAGGCGCCTTCAAGGAGCCCCAAGCATGA
- a CDS encoding caspase family protein, producing the protein MTTTSHRRMSATRRRLLTAALGAGLLGLHAGGAANPAPAPVPAKRRYALVIGNARYAVAANVLANPVNDARLVADSLRKRDFDVTVLTDITTAQMENAVDEFATRAKDADLAMLYFAGHAVALDDVNYLFGVELPLPLAEVRIRTAQQSSLSMRRVSQALRRAQIRARLLVLDACRTNLTRGAPTPGLIHTVPAGGELIAFSTQPGATAEDGFGRDGPRHSPYAFYFAQGLDAMPASAPVENFFKQLTGDVQVATAYRQIPHYASSLVGTVTFTSLADGQTPAVPGGNAGQPGRGPSPTLGRDLIKARMSAWEYEIERGAQYLDEPRLDALIARARAGDVVAMTTLGLVAENGDHVEQSYKAAALWYQRAADQGFAPAQTYLGELAGMGRGVPKNYNVAERLFREAAEAGHRRAALNLLDLKMRMGEPIDPQEWATVLQDAARNPLGLPLPGMPPVQGMPDMPWMRALGVRPPGQP; encoded by the coding sequence ATGACGACAACCAGCCACCGGAGGATGTCGGCGACGCGCCGGCGCCTGCTGACCGCGGCGCTGGGCGCGGGCCTGCTGGGCCTGCACGCTGGCGGCGCCGCCAATCCTGCCCCCGCGCCGGTTCCGGCCAAGCGGCGGTACGCGCTGGTGATCGGCAATGCGCGCTATGCCGTCGCCGCCAATGTGCTGGCCAACCCCGTCAACGATGCGCGCCTCGTCGCCGATTCGCTGCGCAAGCGCGACTTCGACGTCACCGTGCTGACCGATATCACCACGGCGCAGATGGAAAACGCGGTCGACGAGTTCGCCACGCGCGCCAAGGACGCGGACCTGGCGATGCTGTACTTCGCCGGTCACGCCGTGGCGCTGGACGACGTGAACTATCTGTTCGGAGTGGAACTGCCCCTGCCGCTGGCCGAGGTACGCATCCGCACGGCGCAGCAAAGCTCGCTCAGCATGCGGCGCGTCTCGCAAGCGCTGCGCCGGGCCCAGATCCGGGCACGCCTGCTGGTGCTGGACGCCTGCCGCACGAACCTGACGCGCGGCGCGCCCACCCCTGGCCTGATCCACACCGTGCCGGCCGGCGGCGAATTGATCGCGTTTTCGACGCAGCCTGGCGCCACGGCGGAAGACGGTTTTGGCCGCGACGGCCCGCGCCACAGTCCCTACGCCTTCTACTTCGCGCAAGGGCTGGACGCGATGCCCGCCTCCGCGCCGGTCGAGAATTTCTTCAAGCAACTGACCGGCGACGTGCAAGTGGCCACCGCCTACCGGCAGATCCCGCACTATGCCAGCAGCCTGGTCGGCACCGTCACCTTCACCAGCCTGGCGGACGGCCAGACGCCCGCGGTGCCGGGCGGCAACGCCGGACAGCCGGGCCGCGGCCCGTCGCCTACCCTGGGGCGCGACCTGATCAAGGCCCGCATGAGCGCCTGGGAATACGAGATCGAGCGCGGCGCCCAATACCTGGACGAACCGCGGCTGGACGCGCTGATCGCGCGCGCCAGGGCGGGCGACGTGGTGGCCATGACCACGCTGGGCCTCGTCGCGGAAAACGGCGATCACGTCGAGCAGAGCTACAAGGCTGCCGCCCTCTGGTACCAGCGCGCGGCCGATCAGGGCTTCGCGCCCGCGCAGACCTATCTGGGCGAACTCGCGGGCATGGGCCGGGGCGTCCCCAAGAACTACAACGTGGCCGAGCGGCTGTTTCGCGAAGCCGCCGAGGCCGGCCACCGCCGCGCCGCCCTCAACCTGCTGGACCTGAAAATGCGCATGGGCGAACCGATAGACCCGCAAGAATGGGCGACGGTGCTGCAGGACGCCGCGCGCAACCCGCTGGGACTGCCGCTGCCCGGCATGCCGCCCGTCCAGGGGATGCCGGACATGCCGTGGATGCGTGCGCTGGGTGTGCGGCCGCCAGGGCAACCCTGA
- a CDS encoding IclR family transcriptional regulator, whose product MAADYDVPAVRRTHDILRVLASRHRPVKAAELAQACQLAKSTLYLLLDCLEQRRWIERQDGGYIIGLELMALGFAYLRHDGLQTAFHQAAGAFVARSNEVVQLAVLDGFDVVYLAREDARRPVRLVSDLGLRLPAHACALGKALLASLPAEDLAARLPAALPRVTDRTITDLPALHRELDGVRQSGLAQDLEEVATGLVCYAAYVGVTPLGKRVAVSTSIPTDRLDDAHRQDAMEGIRRVARDIALRVAPGA is encoded by the coding sequence ATGGCCGCTGATTACGACGTCCCCGCCGTCCGACGCACCCACGACATCTTGAGGGTCCTGGCGAGCCGCCATCGGCCGGTCAAGGCCGCAGAGCTGGCCCAGGCCTGCCAGCTTGCCAAGAGCACGCTGTACCTGCTGCTGGACTGCCTGGAGCAGCGCCGCTGGATCGAACGCCAGGACGGCGGCTACATCATCGGACTGGAATTGATGGCGCTCGGCTTCGCCTATCTGCGCCACGACGGTCTGCAAACCGCCTTCCACCAGGCGGCCGGCGCGTTCGTGGCCCGCAGCAACGAAGTCGTGCAACTGGCGGTGCTGGACGGCTTTGACGTGGTCTACCTTGCCCGCGAAGACGCGCGCCGGCCGGTCAGGCTGGTGTCGGACCTGGGCCTGCGCCTGCCGGCGCACGCCTGCGCGCTGGGCAAGGCCCTCTTGGCCAGCCTGCCGGCCGAGGATCTGGCGGCCCGCCTGCCCGCCGCCCTGCCCCGTGTCACGGACCGCACGATTACCGACCTGCCCGCGCTCCACCGCGAACTGGACGGCGTGCGCCAGTCCGGACTTGCCCAGGACCTGGAAGAGGTCGCCACCGGCCTGGTTTGCTACGCGGCCTATGTGGGCGTGACGCCATTGGGAAAACGGGTCGCGGTCAGCACGTCGATCCCGACCGACCGGCTGGACGACGCCCACCGGCAGGACGCGATGGAAGGCATCCGCCGGGTGGCGCGCGACATCGCGCTGCGGGTGGCGCCAGGCGCCTGA